Sequence from the Gammaproteobacteria bacterium genome:
GCAAATCACACGATTCGACCACCACATGACATCGCAGCCATAGTTTCAGGTACGAACCATCGAGCCACGTGGGACCCGGCACGGGAGCACACAGCATTCTGGGCCGAATCTGTAGCACGGCTGCGCGTTACAGGCGATTCGCCGATCCCTGTTCCCGGCCAAACAACCGACGCAGCCAACCGCCGGCCCGGGCAGCTGTAGCAGACGAATCCTGGACCAGTCCTTCCGGGAACGGTACGGCGTCGGGAGGCGCGTCCTCGAGGATGGCCCCTGGGCGACCCACCACCATCCTGAGCGCCTCCTCCTCCCCGACCCGCTCGGCCGCCGCATCCCGTCCCTCGGCAAGAAGTGGCGCCCGGTTTCCGAGGTTGTGCGCATCGGTGGCGAGGACGTGTACGACACCTTCATCCAGCATGCGCTCCGACCAGCGGCGCACACGCCGTCCGAAGCGGCCCGTCAGGCTGCCTGCCGTGAGCTGCAGCCAGGCGCCGCCCCTGGCGGCGTGGATGAACAGCTCATAGTGGTCCTCGATCCAGCGCAACCTTTCCGGGTGGGTGATCAGCGGGACGTAACCGGCGGCGAGGACGTTG
This genomic interval carries:
- a CDS encoding capsular biosynthesis protein, encoding MIDLHCHLLPGIDDGASDLDTALEMARVAVGDGITQVACTPHIYPGVYENDAQGIRRAVTRFRERLAEAGIPLRLTFGADTHLVPDLVEGLRAGRIPTLNGSRYFLFEPPHHVAPPRFAESVFNVLAAGYVPLITHPERLRWIEDHYELFIHAARGGAWLQLTAGSLTGRFGRRVRRWSERMLDEGVVHVLATDAHNLGNRAPLLAEGRDAAAERVGEEEALRMVVGRPGAILEDAPPDAVPFPEGLVQDSSATAARAGGWLRRLFGREQGSANRL